In Fibrobacter sp. UWEL, the following are encoded in one genomic region:
- a CDS encoding PorV/PorQ family protein, with translation MMKKLLATALLSTAVTAFAGEYWHVDRGGVSMKYLSMQVSARSAAMSGAGVADVARVAEASRNPLAASAVSEAELGLNQLVFNENSADNFVSAYYGLPFEIKKYPLALTMSVDFLGYDNIEGRDEYGNETYEYGAYAWSVQAGLGSRGKVFNWAAAARFASQTIDDESAIALLADVGGSFRVNKYFAFAATLTNLGYMGDYDGEDEVAPLAVQAGVTGILPVADKWNLHLSADAYRRADTDAQWLFGGEVNYMDVLSFRAGYAIRPDTEDGISCGLGLNFGMIVFDYGYSPRPAFGGGDHHITVGLKF, from the coding sequence ATGATGAAGAAACTTCTTGCAACTGCTTTGCTTTCGACCGCTGTCACCGCCTTCGCTGGCGAATATTGGCATGTGGATCGTGGTGGCGTTTCCATGAAGTATCTTTCCATGCAGGTGTCTGCCCGCAGTGCTGCCATGTCTGGCGCCGGTGTGGCGGATGTTGCCCGCGTGGCCGAAGCTTCCCGCAATCCCCTGGCTGCAAGCGCTGTAAGCGAAGCCGAACTGGGATTGAATCAGCTGGTCTTTAACGAGAACAGCGCGGACAACTTCGTTTCCGCCTACTATGGCCTTCCTTTTGAAATCAAGAAGTACCCCCTGGCATTGACCATGTCCGTAGACTTTTTGGGTTACGATAACATCGAAGGTCGCGACGAGTACGGCAACGAAACTTACGAGTATGGCGCCTACGCCTGGAGCGTTCAGGCCGGTCTTGGTAGCCGCGGTAAGGTTTTCAACTGGGCAGCCGCTGCCCGTTTTGCAAGCCAGACTATTGACGATGAATCCGCCATTGCCCTTCTGGCTGATGTGGGTGGCTCTTTCAGGGTGAACAAATATTTTGCCTTCGCAGCCACTCTTACCAACTTGGGTTATATGGGCGATTATGACGGGGAAGATGAAGTGGCCCCGCTGGCCGTGCAAGCTGGTGTTACTGGAATCCTGCCCGTTGCCGATAAGTGGAATCTTCATCTTTCTGCGGATGCTTACCGCCGCGCCGATACAGACGCTCAGTGGCTCTTTGGCGGTGAAGTCAACTATATGGATGTGCTTTCTTTCCGCGCAGGTTACGCGATTCGCCCCGATACCGAAGATGGTATCAGCTGCGGTCTGGGCCTGAACTTCGGGATGATCGTATTTGACTACGGCTACAGCCCGCGCCCTGCTTTTGGCGGCGGCGACCACCACATTACCGTGGGTCTGAAGTTCTAA
- a CDS encoding sigma 54-interacting transcriptional regulator, whose translation MKQTENLLRIASNSNISVLLQGESGSGKEVAARYVHDHSKRCNGPFVALNCGAIAHSLTESILEGSRKGAFTGAVGDQLGVVRAANGGTLFLDEIGEMPLEAQCKLLRILQERSVMPLGATTNIPVDFRLICATNRNLRQEVASGRFREDLYFRLNVFPIKVPALRERKDFAALAQDIWREAVYSQEAAGLAGGFHPDAASGSIPQTSGSFVAAPLSPQEVQSLAVKPWPGNVRQLKNVLQRYALLGPYGTSLGEILRDEFAETLPPNTTCETNPPEEIKLYNPTPQWNILHEALQKNNWNKTVTAQKLGISRGSLCYHVRKHQDTTPRAEQS comes from the coding sequence ATGAAACAGACAGAAAATCTCCTTCGAATCGCCTCCAACTCCAACATTTCGGTGCTGCTCCAGGGGGAATCCGGCTCCGGAAAGGAAGTGGCGGCGCGATACGTACACGATCACAGCAAGCGGTGCAACGGTCCCTTCGTGGCATTGAACTGCGGTGCCATCGCCCACAGCCTCACGGAAAGTATCCTGGAAGGTTCCCGAAAGGGGGCGTTCACCGGAGCGGTAGGCGACCAGCTGGGCGTGGTGCGGGCGGCCAACGGCGGCACACTTTTCCTGGACGAAATTGGAGAAATGCCGCTGGAAGCCCAGTGCAAGTTATTGAGGATTCTCCAGGAACGATCCGTCATGCCTCTTGGCGCAACCACAAACATCCCGGTGGACTTCCGGCTGATTTGCGCTACGAACAGGAACCTCCGTCAGGAGGTCGCCTCCGGACGCTTCCGTGAGGATCTGTACTTCAGGCTGAACGTCTTCCCCATAAAAGTCCCCGCCCTACGGGAACGTAAGGACTTCGCGGCGCTGGCACAAGACATCTGGCGAGAAGCGGTCTATAGTCAAGAAGCCGCAGGACTGGCGGGCGGTTTTCATCCCGACGCCGCGAGCGGTTCCATCCCGCAGACTTCAGGCAGTTTCGTCGCGGCACCGCTGTCGCCGCAAGAGGTGCAGTCTCTCGCAGTAAAACCCTGGCCGGGAAATGTCCGTCAGTTAAAGAACGTGCTGCAGCGTTACGCCCTGCTCGGACCCTACGGAACCTCCCTAGGGGAAATCCTTCGGGACGAATTCGCGGAGACGCTCCCGCCAAACACCACCTGCGAAACAAACCCGCCAGAAGAAATCAAGCTTTACAACCCCACACCTCAATGGAATATCCTTCACGAGGCATTGCAAAAGAACAACTGGAACAAGACGGTAACCGCGCAAAAGCTAGGCATTAGCAGAGGCAGCCTCTGCTATCATGTGAGGAAACATCAGGACACCACCCCGCGGGCGGAACAATCCTGA
- a CDS encoding aspartate kinase translates to MSRIVCKFGGSSVADAGQFRKIKNIVSADAKRKVVVVSAPGKRNPKETKLTDLLYSTYDLASKHLDFSQPWNLIRTRYLEICSDLGIEPKVAEDLDLLEKQLRDDVESITTDYLVSRGEYLSARVMSVYLGAEFVDTFPIITFDEKYRILPSSYETIAKALSDENKLYVLPGFYGSNTRGELKTFSRGGSDITGAILANAIDAEVYENWTDVSGMLMADPRIVENPLPIEYVSYREIRELAYSGASVLHDESIAPCRAKKIPINIRNTNRPEDAGTIIGPTPESTKLPITGVAGRKGFSMIYIEKSMMNKEVGFGRRVLAVLEGEGLSYELCPSAIDSMSIVVDTKQLEAVEHVVLEDITQQMHPDRIKIFKGISLIATVGHGMTNKIGVAAQLFTALAESSVNVRIIDQGSSQINIITGVDEADTEKAIKAIYAAFTK, encoded by the coding sequence ATGTCTAGAATCGTATGTAAGTTCGGTGGCTCTTCTGTCGCCGACGCAGGTCAGTTCCGTAAGATCAAGAATATCGTTTCCGCTGACGCAAAGCGCAAAGTGGTTGTGGTCTCTGCCCCGGGCAAGCGCAACCCCAAGGAAACTAAGCTGACCGACCTCCTCTATAGCACCTATGATCTGGCTTCCAAGCACTTGGATTTCTCCCAGCCCTGGAATCTGATCCGTACCCGCTATCTCGAAATTTGCTCTGACCTTGGCATTGAACCTAAGGTTGCCGAAGACCTGGATCTTCTGGAAAAGCAGCTGCGCGATGATGTTGAATCCATCACCACCGATTACCTGGTGAGCCGTGGCGAATACTTGAGCGCACGCGTTATGTCCGTGTACCTGGGCGCAGAATTCGTGGATACTTTCCCCATCATCACTTTCGATGAAAAGTACCGCATTCTCCCCTCCAGCTACGAAACCATCGCCAAGGCCCTTTCCGACGAAAACAAGCTCTATGTGCTTCCGGGCTTCTACGGTTCCAACACCCGTGGCGAACTGAAGACTTTCAGCCGCGGCGGCTCCGACATTACCGGCGCTATCCTCGCTAACGCCATCGACGCCGAAGTCTACGAAAACTGGACCGACGTTTCCGGCATGCTGATGGCTGATCCCCGCATCGTGGAAAATCCGCTGCCCATCGAATACGTGTCCTACCGCGAAATCCGCGAACTGGCATACTCCGGTGCAAGCGTCCTTCACGACGAATCCATCGCTCCTTGCCGCGCCAAGAAGATTCCTATCAATATCCGTAACACCAACCGTCCGGAAGACGCTGGCACCATTATCGGTCCCACTCCGGAATCCACCAAGCTTCCCATTACCGGCGTTGCAGGCCGTAAGGGCTTCTCCATGATTTACATCGAAAAGTCCATGATGAACAAGGAAGTTGGTTTCGGTCGCCGCGTGCTTGCCGTCCTCGAAGGCGAAGGCCTTTCTTACGAACTGTGCCCCAGCGCTATCGACTCCATGAGCATCGTTGTGGATACCAAGCAGCTGGAAGCCGTTGAACACGTCGTTCTCGAAGATATCACTCAGCAGATGCACCCGGACCGCATTAAGATCTTCAAGGGCATCAGCCTCATCGCTACCGTGGGTCATGGCATGACCAACAAGATCGGTGTTGCAGCTCAGCTCTTTACCGCCCTTGCAGAAAGCAGCGTGAACGTCCGTATCATTGACCAGGGTTCTTCCCAGATCAATATCATTACCGGTGTGGACGAAGCCGATACCGAAAAGGCTATCAAGGCTATCTACGCCGCATTCACTAAGTGA
- a CDS encoding AAA family ATPase, with protein sequence MFSGTFIAFMITAAVIIIGINLAVKQFQTAKTKQLQEGRAKRALQEFAKDLSVKQVETTKAADGSQSSTATKVAPEAVIDPKLAKYMQKLEPTVSNMVNFFQDFLLFNGVSDKLRMHLTDQNGSSPSDELSTIFLTDLAYISEKSGHPVSMQTAESCGFISLMLRLRSSTPCEIDWKRLTLQTIVNNEIDVDALVAELKQNRAPLERAGDTFLFPSVFADFSPDATKKYMRLLYDFSAALANIDGKLTLAEIQWLQFMEKYIGGNRFANRAKDVKFSPRTLKYKDASDSTDEMDGAAVTAKVTKLSAEQCAEDAEKKLNELIGLSSVKQEVITFRNFLKIQNERRKKGLSVPPTSYHLVFSGNPGTGKTTIARIMAQILKSLGVISSGHLVEASRSDLVAGYMGQTAIKTNKVIDSALNGVLFIDEAYTLSRSSENDFGQEAIDTLLKRMEDDRDRLVVIIAGYTDEIKNFVNSNPGLASRFNRYINFPDYTESELEEIFKALVDQYDYTLNESGRRALQDCIAKAVSEKDNHFGNGRFVRNLFEKTIERQANRLARVEHLGAVNISEIDGKDF encoded by the coding sequence ATGTTTAGCGGAACTTTTATTGCCTTTATGATAACTGCTGCGGTCATTATCATAGGAATTAATTTAGCAGTCAAACAGTTTCAAACAGCAAAGACAAAACAGCTACAGGAAGGCCGCGCCAAAAGGGCTCTGCAGGAATTCGCCAAGGATTTAAGTGTCAAGCAGGTGGAAACCACCAAGGCTGCCGACGGCTCTCAATCATCCACCGCCACCAAGGTAGCGCCGGAAGCAGTGATTGATCCGAAGCTAGCCAAGTACATGCAGAAGCTGGAGCCCACCGTTTCCAACATGGTGAACTTCTTCCAAGATTTTCTGCTGTTCAATGGCGTCAGCGACAAACTTCGCATGCATTTGACCGACCAGAATGGAAGCAGTCCCTCCGACGAACTGTCCACCATTTTCCTTACGGACCTGGCTTACATTTCCGAGAAGTCCGGACATCCCGTAAGCATGCAGACTGCGGAATCCTGCGGTTTCATTTCTTTGATGTTGCGCTTGCGTTCCTCCACACCTTGCGAAATCGACTGGAAGCGTTTGACCTTGCAGACCATCGTCAACAACGAAATTGACGTGGACGCCTTGGTCGCCGAACTGAAGCAAAACCGCGCCCCCCTGGAAAGAGCCGGGGACACATTCCTGTTCCCCTCCGTCTTTGCAGATTTCTCTCCAGACGCCACGAAAAAATACATGCGCCTGCTCTACGACTTTTCCGCAGCCCTTGCAAACATCGACGGCAAGCTGACCTTGGCGGAAATTCAGTGGCTCCAGTTCATGGAAAAGTACATTGGCGGCAACCGTTTCGCCAACCGAGCGAAGGATGTTAAGTTCAGTCCCAGAACCCTCAAGTACAAGGACGCTAGTGATTCTACAGACGAGATGGACGGTGCAGCCGTTACCGCAAAGGTGACCAAGCTTTCCGCAGAACAGTGCGCCGAGGATGCCGAAAAGAAACTGAACGAATTGATTGGACTTTCTTCTGTGAAGCAGGAAGTGATTACCTTCCGCAACTTCCTGAAAATTCAAAATGAACGCCGCAAGAAGGGCTTGTCCGTTCCGCCCACGTCTTACCATCTGGTTTTCTCCGGAAATCCCGGCACCGGCAAGACCACCATCGCCCGCATTATGGCTCAAATCCTGAAATCTCTGGGCGTCATTTCCAGCGGGCACTTGGTGGAAGCTTCCCGCAGTGACTTGGTGGCAGGCTACATGGGACAAACCGCCATCAAGACAAACAAGGTGATTGACAGTGCGTTGAATGGTGTACTGTTCATCGACGAAGCCTACACTCTTTCCCGCAGCTCCGAAAATGATTTCGGCCAGGAAGCCATCGACACGCTGTTGAAGCGTATGGAAGATGATCGCGACCGCTTGGTTGTCATCATCGCAGGCTACACCGACGAAATCAAGAACTTCGTGAATTCCAATCCGGGCCTCGCCTCACGTTTTAATCGCTATATCAACTTCCCGGATTATACTGAAAGCGAACTAGAAGAAATCTTCAAGGCTTTAGTGGATCAGTACGATTACACTCTGAACGAATCCGGTCGCAGGGCCTTGCAGGATTGCATCGCCAAGGCTGTCAGCGAAAAGGACAATCATTTCGGCAACGGACGTTTCGTCCGCAACCTGTTTGAAAAGACCATCGAACGTCAGGCAAACCGCCTAGCTCGAGTGGAACATCTAGGCGCCGTAAACATCAGCGAAATCGACGGAAAGGATTTCTAA
- a CDS encoding fibrobacter succinogenes major paralogous domain-containing protein, with product MKKLSMIVYAVSMVFALCTLVSCSSNFTDDRDGQSYSVVEIAGQLWMAENLNYAGSEVAAGSFCPDGDDRNCKKYGRLYTWEAAKVACPAGWRLPTAGDFQKLIAAADPASENLAAAGNKAGSALKASSGWFKKGDGKDALGFAALPAGYMTAADPSEGKTAGKFDGIGGYAHLWSETADPQESAFAQYLYLDFSSDAARISSFSATDARSVRCVKN from the coding sequence ATGAAAAAGCTTTCAATGATAGTTTATGCGGTTTCCATGGTCTTTGCCCTTTGTACGCTGGTATCATGCTCTAGTAATTTTACAGACGATCGAGATGGACAAAGCTATAGTGTGGTAGAAATCGCGGGCCAACTCTGGATGGCTGAAAATTTGAACTACGCTGGCAGCGAAGTTGCCGCTGGAAGTTTCTGCCCCGACGGGGACGATCGCAATTGTAAAAAGTATGGCCGCCTATACACTTGGGAAGCCGCCAAGGTTGCGTGCCCCGCAGGTTGGCGCCTCCCGACCGCCGGTGATTTCCAAAAGCTGATTGCCGCTGCGGATCCCGCCAGCGAAAATCTCGCAGCCGCCGGCAACAAGGCGGGCTCCGCCTTGAAAGCTTCCAGCGGGTGGTTCAAGAAGGGGGACGGCAAGGATGCCTTGGGATTTGCGGCTCTTCCCGCAGGTTATATGACTGCGGCGGATCCTTCCGAAGGAAAAACTGCGGGCAAATTCGACGGCATTGGCGGTTATGCTCATCTCTGGAGCGAAACCGCAGACCCTCAGGAATCCGCCTTCGCGCAGTATCTCTATCTGGATTTCAGCAGCGATGCCGCGCGAATTAGTTCCTTCAGCGCCACAGACGCACGCTCCGTACGTTGTGTCAAAAACTAG
- the dnaN gene encoding DNA polymerase III subunit beta: MKFEIKKSVLQEALQTAITAIPNKSTLQILNNYSLRLEGNILEICATDLNLGIRTKIEVNGERDGEVVVNARKFSELIKALVDPSIETISIDVQDYLTKIKWSERGQASIMGFDASDFPPFPEVEGDSITFAACELAFLVERTAFAVSNDSTRLNLNGVYLEATDGKISMVATDGHRMGRASIEQEGVSLPGGIIVQPKVLQQILRMAKSDDQIEVRTTETHILLSTGSTQIISKLYDGPYPNYRAVIPQSFERTVQANTTELQNKVRSILPMANPRTHQIRFQIDGNMAEISATDPDVGGESREALAVTHSGEGSFSIGFDGRYISEILGMCKSEEVVLKMNNPIGAVIIEPVGEGLNFSFLLMPLRLTD; the protein is encoded by the coding sequence ATGAAGTTTGAGATCAAGAAGTCCGTATTGCAGGAAGCCTTGCAGACTGCAATTACTGCAATTCCGAACAAGTCCACCCTTCAGATTCTGAACAACTATTCCCTCCGTCTGGAAGGCAATATTCTCGAAATCTGCGCTACCGACTTGAACCTGGGCATCAGGACCAAGATTGAAGTGAACGGCGAACGTGACGGCGAAGTTGTCGTGAACGCTCGTAAGTTCTCTGAACTCATCAAGGCTCTCGTGGATCCCTCCATCGAAACCATCAGCATCGACGTTCAGGACTACCTGACCAAGATCAAGTGGAGCGAACGCGGCCAGGCTTCCATCATGGGCTTCGACGCAAGCGACTTCCCTCCGTTCCCGGAAGTGGAAGGCGACAGCATCACTTTCGCTGCCTGCGAACTTGCATTCCTCGTTGAAAGAACCGCATTTGCAGTTTCCAACGACTCTACCCGCTTGAACTTGAACGGTGTTTACCTGGAAGCTACCGACGGTAAGATTTCCATGGTTGCAACCGACGGCCACCGCATGGGCCGTGCAAGCATCGAACAGGAAGGCGTAAGCCTGCCCGGTGGCATCATCGTCCAGCCCAAGGTTCTCCAGCAGATCCTCCGCATGGCAAAGAGCGACGACCAGATCGAAGTTCGCACCACCGAAACTCACATCCTGCTCTCCACCGGTTCTACCCAGATCATTTCCAAGCTGTACGACGGACCATATCCTAACTACCGCGCAGTGATCCCCCAGAGCTTCGAACGTACCGTTCAGGCCAACACCACCGAACTGCAGAACAAGGTCCGCAGCATCCTGCCTATGGCTAATCCCCGTACCCACCAGATCCGTTTCCAGATCGATGGCAACATGGCAGAAATCAGCGCTACCGACCCGGATGTAGGCGGCGAATCCCGCGAAGCACTGGCTGTAACCCATAGCGGCGAAGGCAGCTTCAGCATCGGTTTCGACGGTCGCTACATTTCCGAAATCCTCGGCATGTGCAAGAGCGAAGAAGTGGTTCTCAAGATGAACAACCCCATCGGCGCTGTAATTATCGAACCGGTTGGCGAAGGCCTCAACTTCAGCTTCCTGCTGATGCCCCTGCGCTTAACTGATTAA
- a CDS encoding M23 family metallopeptidase, whose protein sequence is MKKLEVHVFPNKTDSGKSYKFSIVRAVFAVFLVIAGVAGFILFTPGKIIDNVTSGDITEMHRQNSTIKKELKEIRESVDESILKAEETRILRDSTMKHSGMGFKLEQSVSDDESDKSRRKSLMEMEVTFKKLVDALEKDSVLAAKVPVLHPMKNGHPVRKRYEMAYDPFTDRMLPHRGIDYVAAEGDTVYATGDGTVIESQKHRGFGLSIKIEHIKGVRSFYAHLAESFVTSGSKVSRGQPIGLAGDTGRGSSIGLHYEIRLAGNSINPERFFITK, encoded by the coding sequence GTGAAAAAACTCGAAGTACATGTATTCCCCAATAAGACCGATAGCGGAAAGAGCTACAAGTTCTCTATCGTACGCGCGGTGTTTGCGGTCTTTCTCGTGATTGCCGGCGTGGCTGGATTTATCCTGTTTACACCGGGTAAGATTATAGACAACGTAACGAGTGGCGACATTACGGAAATGCACCGCCAGAATTCTACCATCAAGAAGGAACTGAAGGAAATCCGCGAGAGCGTGGATGAATCGATTCTGAAGGCGGAAGAAACAAGAATTTTGCGAGACAGTACCATGAAGCATAGCGGCATGGGCTTCAAGCTTGAACAATCCGTCAGTGATGACGAGTCGGACAAGTCCCGTCGCAAGAGCCTGATGGAAATGGAAGTGACCTTCAAGAAGCTGGTGGACGCCCTGGAAAAGGATTCCGTATTGGCCGCAAAGGTTCCTGTGCTCCATCCCATGAAAAACGGTCACCCTGTCCGCAAGCGTTATGAGATGGCTTACGACCCGTTCACAGATCGCATGCTGCCTCATCGCGGTATTGACTATGTGGCTGCTGAGGGCGATACGGTCTACGCCACGGGCGACGGCACTGTGATTGAATCTCAGAAACATCGCGGTTTTGGCCTTTCCATCAAGATCGAGCACATTAAGGGAGTCAGGTCTTTCTATGCCCATCTGGCGGAATCTTTTGTCACCAGTGGCAGTAAGGTTTCCCGCGGTCAGCCCATTGGCCTCGCAGGTGATACCGGTCGCGGCTCTAGCATTGGCCTGCATTACGAAATCCGCCTGGCGGGTAATTCCATCAATCCCGAACGTTTCTTCATTACTAAGTGA
- a CDS encoding Rne/Rng family ribonuclease, protein MTNKCKCGILISKTPYEKRYAIMEDGELVELIVDGGSATQILGNIYKGIVKKVLAGKLAFIDIGLDADGVLLQEDAVDRSAPRGKFDREDVAVSIEKVLRAGDEVMVQVSAEPEGKKGAGLTMNLNLAGTLLVCMPGTDLIRVSKRERDQGRRADIKRFINHAKARDVGYIVRTEGVNASEVELTQEMRGLETKWEGIKENYANLNGAGLIYEESSSTKRAIGEYINENTDYVYIDNRDEYFAVRDDLKSFSPDKLDKVKLWSSAESLFEYFKVENDYARSLQRTVPLPRGGNLVIEQTAALVSIDVNTGPKVHGKDQGKIILETNIDACREIAKQLRLRDVDGLTIVDFIDMETEADNTTVYNEFCKAIRRDKAEVTPATISQFGLMEIKRKRVHVEPVGGKTHVCPVCSGGGRTATLESTLGMIDRWMARASAKGNMNQVTLVTNPFVVDVLAKDRSRMFNYLEYKHGMTIDLIQDENAHVNQFWMYNENKEDITDQYNFADVEKVEKPAKPKAPKQPGQKRNRRDNRNKAKREILISKTPYEKRIAIMEDGELVELVVEGVSSNRVLGNIYKGVVQKVLPALKAAFIDIGMEKAGFLHQEDAMDRAELLRREYGDDDDEGGSAKEIPIDQILKEGQEIMVQVVKEPISTKGARLTTHLSFAGRFLVCMPGTNFIGVSKRERDPAKRREFKKVVRRLKGRDVGYIVRTNGLNESEFEINKQMRELEAKWEETKFNFENQPAETCIYEESDSIEQTVREYFSDNTDVVYIDNRDEYFALRDYLQRLSPDKLNKVKLWNEDVSLFENFKIENDYARSLQRKVPLSSDGKPLGWLILEQTEALVSIKVDVPEMTNNCAAVVCQEIAKQLRLRDVGGLIIIKFPEFADESVRETVYTEFRKAIRRDKAPISPSPVSQFGLMEVTRKRVRVNLMTEKTEVCSVCCGGGRIGTINGTLGMIDRWMSRAHNKGRLRDVTLVVNPAVVDELCKNDCNIYRYLESKHFIKINLVEDSHAHVNQYWMYDKNNEDITELYNFA, encoded by the coding sequence ATGACGAATAAGTGTAAATGTGGGATTCTGATTAGCAAGACGCCCTACGAGAAGCGCTATGCCATCATGGAAGATGGCGAATTAGTGGAACTGATCGTAGATGGTGGCTCTGCTACCCAGATTCTCGGAAATATCTATAAGGGTATTGTCAAGAAGGTCCTTGCCGGAAAGCTTGCTTTCATCGACATCGGTCTTGATGCGGATGGCGTCCTGCTGCAGGAAGATGCAGTGGATCGTAGCGCTCCCCGTGGCAAGTTCGATCGCGAAGATGTTGCTGTAAGCATCGAAAAGGTGCTCCGCGCAGGTGACGAGGTGATGGTACAGGTGTCCGCCGAGCCCGAGGGCAAGAAGGGTGCCGGTCTTACCATGAACCTGAATTTGGCAGGAACCCTCCTGGTTTGCATGCCGGGTACCGACCTGATTCGCGTTTCCAAGCGTGAACGTGACCAGGGTCGACGTGCCGATATCAAGCGTTTTATCAATCATGCCAAGGCTCGCGACGTGGGCTACATTGTCCGTACCGAAGGTGTGAATGCTTCTGAAGTGGAACTGACCCAGGAAATGCGTGGTCTGGAAACCAAGTGGGAAGGCATCAAGGAAAACTATGCCAACCTGAATGGTGCTGGCCTTATTTACGAGGAATCCAGTTCTACCAAGCGCGCCATTGGCGAATACATCAACGAAAACACCGATTATGTCTATATCGACAATCGTGATGAGTATTTCGCTGTCCGCGACGATTTGAAGTCTTTCTCTCCGGATAAGCTGGACAAGGTGAAGCTCTGGAGCTCCGCCGAAAGCCTGTTCGAGTATTTCAAGGTGGAAAACGACTACGCCCGCTCCCTGCAGCGTACCGTACCTCTGCCCCGTGGTGGTAACCTGGTCATCGAACAGACCGCCGCTCTGGTGTCTATCGACGTGAATACCGGTCCCAAGGTCCATGGTAAGGATCAGGGCAAGATTATCCTGGAAACCAACATCGATGCCTGCCGCGAAATCGCCAAGCAGCTGCGCCTCCGTGACGTAGACGGCTTGACCATCGTGGACTTTATCGATATGGAAACCGAGGCTGACAATACCACGGTCTATAACGAATTTTGCAAGGCAATCCGCCGCGACAAGGCGGAAGTGACCCCGGCTACCATTAGCCAGTTTGGTCTGATGGAAATCAAGCGCAAGCGTGTTCATGTAGAACCGGTTGGCGGCAAGACTCATGTGTGCCCGGTTTGCTCTGGTGGTGGACGTACTGCTACTCTGGAAAGCACCCTGGGTATGATCGACCGCTGGATGGCTCGTGCCAGCGCCAAGGGGAACATGAACCAGGTGACTCTGGTGACCAACCCCTTCGTGGTGGATGTACTTGCCAAGGACCGCAGCCGCATGTTCAACTACCTGGAATACAAGCATGGCATGACCATCGACTTGATCCAGGATGAAAATGCCCATGTGAACCAGTTCTGGATGTACAACGAGAATAAGGAAGACATCACAGACCAGTACAACTTTGCCGACGTGGAAAAGGTGGAAAAGCCTGCCAAGCCCAAGGCTCCCAAGCAGCCTGGCCAGAAGCGCAACCGTCGCGACAACCGCAACAAGGCAAAGCGTGAAATCCTCATCAGTAAGACTCCCTATGAAAAGCGTATCGCTATCATGGAAGACGGTGAGCTGGTGGAACTGGTAGTGGAAGGTGTTTCTTCCAACCGCGTTCTGGGTAACATTTACAAGGGCGTTGTCCAGAAGGTGCTCCCCGCACTGAAGGCTGCCTTTATTGATATCGGTATGGAAAAGGCCGGCTTCCTCCATCAGGAAGACGCCATGGATCGCGCAGAACTTCTCCGCCGTGAATACGGTGACGATGATGATGAAGGCGGTTCCGCAAAGGAAATTCCTATCGACCAGATTCTGAAGGAAGGCCAGGAAATCATGGTGCAGGTGGTGAAGGAACCCATCAGTACCAAGGGTGCCCGTCTGACCACACACTTGAGCTTTGCTGGCCGCTTCCTGGTCTGCATGCCTGGCACCAACTTCATTGGCGTGTCCAAGCGTGAACGTGACCCGGCCAAGCGTCGTGAATTCAAGAAGGTGGTCCGCCGCCTGAAGGGTCGCGATGTGGGCTATATCGTCCGTACCAACGGCCTGAACGAATCTGAATTTGAAATCAACAAGCAGATGCGTGAACTGGAAGCCAAGTGGGAAGAAACGAAGTTCAACTTCGAAAATCAGCCCGCAGAAACTTGCATCTACGAAGAATCTGATTCTATCGAACAGACGGTTCGCGAATACTTCAGCGACAATACCGATGTAGTCTACATCGATAATCGCGACGAGTACTTTGCCCTCCGCGACTACCTGCAGCGCCTGTCTCCGGACAAGCTGAACAAGGTGAAGCTGTGGAACGAAGACGTGAGCCTGTTCGAAAACTTCAAGATTGAAAACGATTACGCTCGCTCCCTGCAGCGCAAGGTTCCCCTGTCCAGCGACGGCAAGCCTCTTGGCTGGCTGATTCTGGAACAGACCGAAGCTCTGGTTTCTATCAAGGTGGACGTTCCTGAGATGACCAACAACTGCGCTGCAGTGGTCTGCCAGGAAATTGCAAAGCAGTTGCGTCTCCGTGACGTGGGCGGCTTGATTATCATCAAGTTCCCGGAATTCGCTGACGAATCTGTTCGCGAAACGGTGTACACCGAATTCCGTAAGGCTATTCGTCGTGACAAGGCTCCCATTAGTCCGTCTCCCGTTAGCCAGTTCGGCCTGATGGAAGTGACCCGCAAGCGTGTCCGCGTGAACCTCATGACTGAAAAGACGGAAGTCTGCTCTGTCTGCTGTGGCGGTGGCCGTATCGGTACCATCAACGGCACTCTGGGCATGATCGACCGCTGGATGTCCCGTGCTCACAACAAGGGCCGTCTCCGCGACGTTACCCTGGTAGTGAACCCGGCTGTGGTAGATGAACTGTGCAAGAATGATTGCAACATTTATCGCTATCTGGAATCCAAGCACTTCATAAAGATCAACTTGGTGGAAGACAGCCACGCTCACGTAAATCAGTACTGGATGTACGACAAGAATAACGAAGATATTACAGAACTGTATAACTTCGCGTAA